Below is a genomic region from Ancylomarina subtilis.
GATTCTGAAGTTTACCCTTCATCACGTTCTTTGGTAAGTCACATGGCTCAGCAAAGAAAGTTAGATCTGGCTCAACACCACTTAGCTCAGCTTTGAAAATCTCTTCGTACTCTTTCAATGATGCCGCACAAGCATCAACATGCTTCTCTGGTACAACAACAACAGCAAAAGACTCACGAGGAATTGCATTACGCAACGATCCACCATCAACAGAAGAAATACGTAAACCAAAATGCTTAGCAGCATGCTTTAAGAAACGGAATAATAATTTGTTAGAGTTTCCTCTACCCAAAATAATTTCCATTCCTGAATGACCACCCTTAAGACCTTTCATATTCAATTTGAAAGCAACAGTTCCTTTAGGGGTTTCAGTCAATTTATTTTTGAAAGTAATATTCGCATCGATACCACCGGCACAACCTACGTACAATTCACCTTCGTCCTCTGAATCCATATTCAAAAGAATATCGCCATCAAGAACACCTGGCTGTAAGCCAAAAGCACCTGTCATACCTGTTTCTTCGTCAGAAGTGAATAAAGCCTCAACCGGACCATGAACCATATCAGTTGATTGCAATACAGCCATAGCTGCAGCAACACCCATACCATTATCAGCACCCAAAGTTGTACCGTTAGCAGTCAACCACTCACCATCAACATAAGTCTCAATAGGATCTTTCTCAAAATCGTGCTCTGTATCAGAGTTTTTCTGAGGAACCATATCAAGGTGACCTTGCATCACAACACCCATTCTATCTTCCATTCCTGGAGTAGCAGGCTTCTTAATAATGATGTTTCCAACCTCATCTTTAATTGTTTCAAGACCTAAGTCTTCGCCAAATTTCACCATGAATGCCTGAATAGCATCTTCGTGCTTAGATGGACGAGGAATTTGAGTTAATGCATAAAAGTTTTCCCAAATTGCTTTAGGTTCTAGGCTTAAAATTTCTTTGCTCATTATAATTGTGTTTTAAGTATTTATGAATTTTTCAACACTCAAAATAGAATCAATTAATTAGACTTCTATTTTTTAAGAGTCCTAAAGGTATAAGTTTTTTGATTTTAAGAAAAGAACAGAGCCAAAACCTTTGGGGAAATAACAGATTTTAACAACATAAACGATTTGGTCTGGACTGAAATCAACAAAAGTGAATAAAAACA
It encodes:
- a CDS encoding aminoacyl-histidine dipeptidase, with product MSKEILSLEPKAIWENFYALTQIPRPSKHEDAIQAFMVKFGEDLGLETIKDEVGNIIIKKPATPGMEDRMGVVMQGHLDMVPQKNSDTEHDFEKDPIETYVDGEWLTANGTTLGADNGMGVAAAMAVLQSTDMVHGPVEALFTSDEETGMTGAFGLQPGVLDGDILLNMDSEDEGELYVGCAGGIDANITFKNKLTETPKGTVAFKLNMKGLKGGHSGMEIILGRGNSNKLLFRFLKHAAKHFGLRISSVDGGSLRNAIPRESFAVVVVPEKHVDACAASLKEYEEIFKAELSGVEPDLTFFAEPCDLPKNVMKGKLQNRLIDAIYACPNGVIRMSDAMPGLVETSNNLARVYSDDKKIMIQTLLRSSVNSAKEDLAEMISSVFTLAGAKVVLEGEYPGWKPNMDSPILKTMQNVYNEMYGKIPEIKAIHAGLECGLLGANYPHWDMISFGPTIRFPHSPDEKVKIDTVQKFWDFTVETLKNIPVKK